One genomic window of Polyangium aurulentum includes the following:
- a CDS encoding DUF2786 domain-containing protein — protein sequence MELETALLRELKQSYDDINAAYFRRALKPATIELGDAERYLGRWHRETRSIEIARRLVLDRPWGVVVEVLKHEMAHQYVHEVLGVLDEKAHGPAFRGVCQKLGIDAAASGLPIDPGSAPEGETRVLERIAKLLALAESANVNEAQAAMNAAQRLMLKYNIDSVGDRAQRGYGFRHLGKPTGRVSEAERRLASILGRHFFVEVIWVPVYRPLEGKRGTVLEICGTHANLEMASYVHTFLTRTAEQLWQAHKKSRGMNGNRDRRTYVAGVMAGFDEKLSNQRKVNEQEGLVWVRDADLGRFYRARHPRIQHVKYAGGPRTEAHAEGRAAGRRIVLHRPVEGGPSGGVRLLPGKS from the coding sequence TTGGAGCTCGAGACCGCGCTCCTGCGCGAGCTCAAGCAGAGCTACGACGACATCAACGCGGCTTACTTCCGCCGCGCCTTGAAGCCTGCGACGATCGAGCTCGGCGACGCCGAGCGCTACCTCGGCAGGTGGCACCGAGAGACGCGCAGCATCGAGATCGCGCGCAGGCTCGTGCTCGACCGGCCGTGGGGCGTCGTCGTCGAGGTGCTCAAGCACGAGATGGCGCACCAGTACGTGCACGAGGTGCTCGGCGTGCTCGACGAGAAGGCGCACGGGCCCGCCTTCCGCGGCGTCTGCCAGAAGCTCGGCATCGACGCGGCGGCCTCGGGGCTGCCGATCGATCCGGGGAGCGCGCCCGAGGGCGAGACGCGCGTGCTCGAGCGCATCGCCAAGCTCCTCGCGCTCGCCGAGAGCGCCAACGTCAACGAGGCGCAGGCCGCGATGAACGCCGCCCAGCGCCTGATGCTCAAGTACAACATCGACAGCGTGGGCGACCGGGCCCAGCGCGGCTACGGCTTCCGGCACCTCGGCAAGCCCACGGGCCGCGTGAGCGAGGCCGAGCGGCGGCTCGCGTCGATCCTCGGCCGGCACTTCTTCGTCGAGGTCATCTGGGTGCCGGTGTACCGGCCGCTCGAGGGCAAGCGCGGCACGGTGCTCGAGATCTGCGGCACGCACGCGAACCTCGAGATGGCGTCCTACGTGCACACGTTCCTCACGCGCACGGCCGAGCAGCTCTGGCAGGCGCACAAGAAGTCGCGCGGCATGAACGGCAACCGCGATCGGCGCACCTACGTGGCCGGCGTGATGGCCGGGTTCGACGAGAAGCTCTCGAACCAGCGCAAGGTGAACGAGCAGGAGGGGCTCGTGTGGGTGCGCGACGCGGACCTCGGCCGGTTCTACCGCGCCCGCCATCCGCGCATCCAGCACGTGAAATACGCCGGCGGCCCGCGCACCGAGGCCCACGCCGAGGGCCGCGCCGCCGGTCGCCGCATCGTGCTGCACCGTCCCGTCGAGGGCGGCCCGAGCGGCGGCGTGCGGCTCCTGCCCGGCAAGTCGTAG
- a CDS encoding sigma-54-dependent transcriptional regulator, with amino-acid sequence MASRGRILIVDDEANARAALAEILREDGYTTETAADGFKALGKLEEFAPDVVLTDLKMPGLDGIGLMEKAQATQTTATFVVMTAFGTISSAVEAVKKGAYNYLTKPLDFQVLSVVVERAVERARLLQENSRLRQKLRERNAFGHVIAAHPSMVELLRMVEQVAPSRASVLIVGETGTGKELIAEMIHGASPRAKMPLVRLNCAALSESLLESELFGHEKGAFTGAVGRREGRFEQANGGTLFLDEVSEIPLSTQVKLLRFLQERSFERVGGNETLKVDVRVIAATNRDLRQRIAEGLFREDLYYRLNVVTLEIPPLRQRASDIAELATFFLKRYAEENGKRIEGFTDEALASLASYGWPGNVRELENAIERAVVLCDTQRIERRHLPASLEAGGAEGTTPPIPGSTIYDLEKYAILRTLEACKGSTSKAATILGISPRKIQYKLHEYASSGARREGGEEGG; translated from the coding sequence ATGGCGTCCCGCGGCCGCATCCTTATCGTCGACGACGAGGCCAACGCACGAGCCGCGCTCGCCGAAATCTTGCGCGAGGATGGCTACACGACGGAGACGGCTGCCGACGGCTTCAAAGCCCTCGGCAAGCTCGAGGAGTTCGCTCCCGACGTCGTGCTCACCGACCTCAAGATGCCGGGCCTCGACGGCATCGGGCTGATGGAGAAGGCGCAGGCCACGCAGACGACGGCGACGTTCGTGGTGATGACCGCGTTCGGCACCATCTCGAGCGCGGTCGAGGCCGTGAAGAAGGGCGCGTACAACTACCTCACGAAGCCCCTCGACTTCCAGGTGCTCAGCGTCGTGGTCGAGCGCGCGGTCGAACGCGCGAGGCTGCTCCAGGAGAACTCGCGGCTGCGGCAGAAGCTGCGCGAGCGCAACGCGTTCGGCCACGTGATCGCGGCGCACCCGAGCATGGTCGAGCTTCTGCGGATGGTGGAGCAGGTGGCGCCGAGCCGCGCGAGCGTGTTGATCGTCGGCGAGACGGGCACGGGCAAGGAGCTCATCGCGGAGATGATCCACGGCGCGAGCCCGCGGGCGAAGATGCCGCTCGTGCGGCTGAACTGCGCGGCGCTCAGCGAGAGCCTGCTCGAGAGCGAGCTGTTCGGCCACGAGAAGGGCGCGTTCACGGGCGCGGTGGGCAGGCGCGAGGGGAGGTTCGAGCAGGCCAACGGCGGCACGCTCTTCCTCGACGAGGTGAGCGAGATCCCGCTGTCGACGCAGGTGAAGCTGTTGCGCTTTTTGCAGGAGCGATCGTTCGAGCGGGTGGGCGGCAACGAGACCTTGAAGGTCGACGTGCGCGTCATCGCGGCGACGAACCGCGACCTGCGCCAGCGCATCGCCGAGGGGCTGTTCCGCGAGGATCTGTACTACCGGCTGAACGTGGTGACGCTCGAGATCCCGCCGCTGCGGCAGCGCGCGAGCGACATCGCCGAGCTCGCGACGTTCTTCTTGAAGCGCTACGCGGAGGAGAACGGCAAGCGCATCGAGGGCTTCACGGACGAGGCGCTCGCGTCGCTCGCGTCGTACGGCTGGCCTGGCAACGTGCGCGAGCTCGAGAACGCGATCGAGCGCGCGGTGGTCCTGTGCGACACGCAGCGCATCGAGCGCCGGCACCTGCCCGCGTCGCTCGAAGCGGGCGGCGCGGAGGGCACGACCCCGCCGATCCCTGGCAGCACCATTTACGACCTCGAGAAGTACGCGATCCTGAGGACGCTCGAGGCGTGCAAGGGCTCGACGTCGAAGGCGGCGACGATCCTCGGCATCAGCCCGCGCAAGATCCAGTACAAGCTGCACGAGTACGCAAGCTCCGGCGCTCGTCGCGAGGGCGGCGAGGAGGGCGGATGA
- a CDS encoding STAS/SEC14 domain-containing protein, with product MFQIKLDKMNSVIDFVLDGIIQLDEMKQFAEQLRLATLTLAGTDIKIKADLRRFRPAAPGVADMIREVQEFGLTMGVKRVAEMVDSEVVALQLNRVARESGTHKILRRFVDPQEAREWLLHGDSLKKGSKF from the coding sequence ATGTTCCAGATCAAGCTGGACAAGATGAACTCGGTGATCGACTTCGTGCTGGATGGCATCATCCAGCTCGACGAGATGAAGCAGTTTGCCGAGCAGCTCCGGCTGGCCACGCTGACGCTCGCGGGCACGGACATCAAGATCAAGGCCGACCTGCGCCGCTTCCGCCCCGCCGCCCCGGGCGTCGCCGACATGATCCGCGAGGTGCAGGAGTTCGGCTTGACCATGGGCGTCAAGCGCGTGGCCGAGATGGTCGACAGCGAGGTCGTCGCCTTGCAGTTGAACCGTGTCGCGCGCGAGAGCGGCACGCACAAGATCCTGCGCCGCTTCGTCGATCCCCAGGAGGCCCGCGAGTGGCTCCTCCACGGCGACAGTTTGAAGAAGGGCAGTAAATTCTAG
- a CDS encoding glycosyltransferase, whose product MIDIKVDRVFGILEFIAEEPVAASEAEEVGPKLEAARSGLPEGRPLRIKAEIRGLLPPPVAAQVGRGLHAFVKSAGVQRIAELVDSEKVAAELGRAAKEAGTDKLLRRFWEEDSAREWLINGDIDPSSIGARWK is encoded by the coding sequence GTGATCGATATCAAGGTCGACCGGGTGTTCGGGATCCTCGAATTCATCGCCGAGGAGCCGGTGGCGGCGAGCGAAGCCGAGGAGGTGGGGCCGAAGCTCGAGGCGGCGCGCAGCGGGCTGCCCGAGGGACGCCCCTTGCGGATCAAGGCCGAGATCCGCGGGCTGCTGCCGCCGCCGGTCGCCGCGCAGGTGGGCCGCGGGCTGCACGCGTTCGTGAAGAGCGCGGGGGTGCAGCGGATCGCCGAGCTGGTGGACAGCGAGAAGGTGGCCGCGGAGCTCGGGCGTGCGGCGAAGGAGGCGGGGACGGACAAGCTCCTGCGCCGATTCTGGGAAGAGGACTCGGCGCGCGAGTGGCTGATCAACGGGGATATCGATCCGAGCTCGATCGGGGCGAGGTGGAAGTAG
- a CDS encoding glycosyltransferase: MLASAPPLVSVLLPYRNAALTLAEALGSILEERAVTLELVAIDDGSTDEGPRIVAEAARGDARVVPIATGGVGIARALAAGHAASRGAFVARMDADDISLPGRLPRQVALLGEDERLGVVGVQVEPFPEEAVGEGLWRYVAWQNAIVTPEDHAREIFVEAPICHPSVMLRREALEAVGGFREVTWAEDYDLWLRLHTQGFRMAKVPEVLFRWRHHPGRATFRDERYAIVRFLEAKAHYLAPIVRASEGRALAVWGAGPTGKRLARMLADRGAPAALFVDIDPRKIGRTARGAPITAASALDPRRHFVVVAVGARGARDEIRPSLASLGFVEGRDFVCAS, from the coding sequence ATTCTAGCCTCGGCCCCTCCGCTCGTCTCCGTCCTCCTCCCCTACCGCAACGCGGCCCTCACGCTCGCAGAGGCGCTCGGGAGCATCCTCGAAGAGCGCGCCGTGACGCTCGAGCTCGTCGCGATCGACGACGGATCGACCGACGAGGGGCCTCGCATCGTCGCCGAGGCGGCGCGAGGGGACGCGCGCGTCGTTCCGATCGCGACGGGCGGCGTGGGCATCGCGCGCGCGCTCGCCGCAGGGCACGCGGCGTCGCGCGGGGCTTTCGTCGCGCGGATGGACGCTGACGACATCTCGCTCCCGGGTCGCCTGCCGCGGCAGGTGGCGTTGCTCGGCGAGGACGAGAGGCTCGGCGTCGTCGGCGTGCAGGTCGAGCCGTTCCCGGAAGAGGCCGTGGGCGAGGGGCTCTGGCGCTACGTCGCCTGGCAGAACGCGATCGTGACGCCCGAGGATCACGCGCGCGAGATCTTCGTGGAGGCGCCGATCTGCCACCCTTCGGTGATGCTGCGCCGCGAGGCGCTCGAGGCCGTGGGGGGCTTTCGCGAGGTGACCTGGGCCGAGGACTACGACCTGTGGCTGCGCCTGCACACGCAGGGCTTCCGCATGGCGAAGGTGCCCGAGGTGCTCTTCCGATGGCGGCACCACCCGGGCCGCGCGACCTTCCGCGACGAGCGCTACGCGATCGTGCGCTTCCTCGAGGCGAAGGCGCACTACCTCGCGCCGATCGTCCGCGCTTCGGAGGGCCGCGCGCTCGCGGTGTGGGGCGCAGGCCCGACGGGAAAGCGCCTCGCTCGCATGCTCGCCGATCGAGGCGCGCCCGCCGCGCTCTTCGTGGACATCGACCCGCGCAAGATCGGCCGCACCGCGCGCGGCGCGCCGATCACGGCCGCCTCCGCGCTCGATCCGCGCCGGCACTTCGTCGTCGTCGCCGTCGGCGCGCGCGGCGCGAGGGACGAGATCAGACCGAGCCTCGCCTCCCTCGGCTTCGTCGAGGGCCGGGACTTCGTCTGCGCTTCCTGA
- a CDS encoding ABC transporter ATP-binding protein — translation MSASEGAGEAREVESARAGAEVLIAVRDLKKTFKLGLFGRRVDAVKGVSFEVHRGEIFGFLGPNGAGKTTTIKMLTGLIKPTGGEARLFGERVPSPSARRRLGFLPENPYVYPYLTPREFVELCGRLSGLKGRALGDRTRAMLDKVGILYAADRPVRRLSKGMLQRTGLAAALVADPELLVLDEPMSGLDPVGRKEVRDLILEERAAGRTIFFSTHILSDVEAMCDRVAILREGQVVVSGALRKLLRGEVRRTDVTLAGAGEALVAKLEAAGHAVRPRAEVVVVEVEGEAQVGAVLREALDAGAQVIEVTPRRETLEDLFMRRAL, via the coding sequence ATGAGCGCGTCCGAGGGCGCAGGGGAGGCGCGCGAAGTCGAGAGCGCGCGCGCCGGCGCGGAGGTGCTCATCGCGGTGCGCGATCTGAAGAAGACCTTCAAGCTCGGCCTGTTCGGGCGGAGGGTGGACGCGGTCAAGGGGGTGAGCTTCGAGGTTCACCGCGGCGAGATCTTCGGCTTTCTCGGCCCGAACGGGGCGGGCAAGACGACGACCATCAAGATGCTGACGGGCCTCATCAAGCCGACGGGCGGAGAGGCGCGCCTGTTCGGCGAGCGCGTGCCGAGCCCCTCGGCGCGCCGGCGCCTCGGGTTCTTGCCGGAGAACCCTTACGTTTACCCGTACCTGACGCCGCGCGAGTTCGTGGAGCTGTGCGGCCGTTTGTCCGGGCTCAAGGGGCGCGCGCTCGGGGATCGGACGCGGGCGATGCTCGACAAGGTGGGCATTCTCTATGCGGCGGACCGGCCGGTGCGGCGATTGTCGAAGGGGATGCTGCAACGGACGGGGCTGGCGGCGGCGCTCGTGGCGGACCCCGAGCTGCTCGTGCTCGACGAGCCAATGAGCGGGCTCGATCCGGTGGGGCGCAAGGAGGTGCGCGATCTCATTCTGGAGGAGCGCGCCGCGGGGCGGACGATCTTCTTTTCGACGCACATCCTGAGCGACGTCGAGGCGATGTGCGATCGCGTGGCCATCCTGCGCGAGGGGCAGGTGGTGGTGAGCGGCGCATTGCGAAAGCTGCTCCGCGGGGAGGTGCGGCGCACGGACGTGACCCTGGCCGGGGCAGGGGAGGCGCTCGTCGCGAAGCTCGAGGCGGCGGGGCACGCGGTGCGGCCGCGGGCCGAGGTGGTGGTGGTCGAGGTCGAGGGCGAGGCGCAGGTGGGGGCGGTCTTGCGCGAGGCGCTCGACGCGGGCGCGCAGGTGATTGAAGTGACCCCGCGGCGCGAGACGCTCGAGGACCTTTTCATGCGCAGGGCGCTGTAA
- a CDS encoding OmpA family protein, giving the protein MPTLENASFAAPLRLAALTALPLLAICLGTSEVAAQQPGPPPPGQPGQFQPPPGQFQPPPGQFQPAPGQFQPPPGQFQPAPGQFQPPPGQFQPAPGQFQPPPGQFQPPPGQFQAPPGQFQAPPGQFQAPPGQFQPPPGQSGPQPPPSGARGQISAELDTATPAPKVDADEERARTLIEQPNMYGGTGLLRTSYAGSGAAGTFRVAFLSDWFTSSNFLCDPAASTAAGQPVTCSRENNPDSASHVGAFFSLSATPFSFLEAFASIRTFANANDQGKPKLLQVLGDTTFGLKAFTPSRVGNYFSFGAEAQLILLNGTGSVGVAGAGTSANFRALASMDFRKPGGQGFPLRINVNLGYKVDNSGQVVKEVEAARALEYRDGRDRQPISRIERFGLGINRVDFFQPYIGVEVPLRWLQPYLEYTVDVPVNRQGYECHTGRVSRGDVCLGLADFANADPATAGGPGYAGIPSRLTIGTRVTPFNKAFRGLSAHLGVDIGLSATSVFIEEVAPQAPWTLYAGLAYAFDTKEKEIPPPPPAPKPLPPPPPQLIPIPVTFVRGLVHEQGKPESLVADAIVSLQGSVDPPFATGGEGAFLTRDIKPGTYTFDVKAPGYKPGTCQVTVPDAPPPTPGTQPMPSDLGPLGPTPNPQGPPTVGGQFGVPMGGQPGGFAPQGGQPQGAPLQPGQYVPPQPPPAQQPAQVPLGAPVTIVNVDCFLEAIPKVGAVSGTVRDAETGEPIAGAVVRLVDSTGKELTATADGNGAISFRDLPPGHVTLRSEAAGFMNHLNEADVRAMDEVKVALAMNKRPAARAAQVKVQGNEIKISRQVHFETDSAKILGDSNTLLEEIADVLQQNQKIKKVEIQGHTDSTGGRERNQTLSDQRANSVRNWLIQAGVDGNRLVAKGYGQDKPLVPNVTPANRAKNRRVQFIILQK; this is encoded by the coding sequence ATGCCTACGCTTGAGAACGCCTCCTTTGCCGCTCCGCTGCGGCTCGCCGCGCTCACCGCGCTGCCGCTCCTGGCCATCTGCCTCGGCACGTCCGAAGTCGCGGCGCAGCAGCCCGGCCCCCCACCCCCAGGCCAGCCCGGTCAATTCCAGCCGCCGCCCGGACAGTTCCAGCCCCCGCCTGGTCAGTTCCAGCCGGCCCCCGGCCAATTCCAGCCGCCCCCCGGTCAATTCCAGCCGGCCCCCGGACAGTTCCAGCCGCCCCCCGGTCAATTCCAGCCGGCCCCCGGACAGTTCCAGCCGCCCCCCGGTCAATTCCAGCCGCCCCCTGGTCAATTCCAGGCGCCCCCCGGACAGTTCCAGGCGCCCCCCGGTCAGTTCCAGGCGCCCCCTGGTCAATTCCAGCCGCCTCCTGGTCAGTCCGGGCCGCAGCCGCCGCCCTCCGGCGCGCGAGGACAGATCTCGGCGGAGCTCGACACCGCGACGCCTGCGCCCAAGGTCGACGCCGACGAGGAGCGCGCGCGGACGCTGATCGAGCAGCCGAACATGTACGGCGGCACCGGCCTCCTGCGCACGTCGTACGCGGGCTCGGGCGCGGCGGGGACGTTCCGCGTCGCGTTCCTCAGCGACTGGTTCACGAGCAGCAACTTCCTCTGCGATCCGGCCGCGTCGACCGCGGCGGGCCAGCCCGTCACCTGCTCGCGCGAGAACAACCCCGACAGCGCGAGCCACGTCGGCGCGTTCTTCTCGCTCTCCGCCACGCCCTTCTCGTTCCTCGAGGCCTTCGCGTCGATCCGCACCTTCGCGAACGCCAACGATCAGGGCAAGCCGAAGCTCTTGCAGGTGCTCGGTGACACGACGTTCGGCCTGAAGGCGTTCACGCCGTCGCGCGTGGGCAACTACTTCAGCTTCGGCGCCGAGGCGCAGCTCATCCTGTTGAACGGCACGGGCAGCGTGGGCGTCGCGGGCGCGGGCACGAGCGCGAACTTCCGCGCGCTCGCCTCGATGGACTTCCGCAAGCCTGGCGGCCAGGGCTTCCCGCTGCGCATCAACGTCAACCTCGGCTACAAGGTCGACAACTCCGGCCAGGTCGTCAAAGAGGTCGAAGCGGCGCGCGCCCTCGAGTACCGCGACGGGCGCGACAGGCAGCCCATCAGCCGCATCGAGCGCTTCGGCCTCGGCATCAACCGCGTCGACTTCTTCCAGCCCTACATCGGCGTCGAGGTGCCGCTGCGCTGGCTCCAGCCGTATCTCGAGTACACGGTCGACGTCCCCGTCAACCGCCAGGGCTACGAGTGCCACACGGGCCGCGTCTCGCGCGGCGACGTCTGCCTCGGGCTCGCCGACTTCGCGAACGCGGATCCCGCGACCGCGGGCGGCCCGGGCTACGCGGGCATCCCCTCGCGCCTGACGATCGGCACGCGCGTCACGCCGTTCAACAAGGCGTTCCGCGGGCTCTCCGCGCACCTCGGCGTGGACATCGGGCTGTCGGCGACGTCGGTGTTCATCGAGGAGGTCGCGCCGCAGGCGCCGTGGACGCTCTACGCGGGCCTCGCGTACGCGTTCGACACGAAGGAGAAGGAGATCCCGCCGCCGCCTCCGGCGCCGAAGCCGCTGCCGCCTCCGCCGCCGCAGCTCATCCCGATCCCGGTGACGTTCGTGCGCGGCCTCGTGCACGAGCAGGGCAAGCCGGAGTCGCTCGTCGCGGACGCGATCGTGAGCTTGCAGGGCAGCGTCGATCCGCCCTTCGCGACGGGCGGGGAGGGCGCGTTCCTCACGCGCGACATCAAGCCCGGCACGTACACGTTCGACGTGAAGGCGCCCGGGTACAAGCCGGGCACCTGCCAGGTCACGGTGCCGGACGCGCCGCCGCCGACGCCGGGCACGCAGCCCATGCCGTCGGATCTCGGCCCGCTCGGCCCGACGCCGAACCCGCAAGGCCCGCCGACCGTGGGTGGGCAGTTCGGCGTGCCGATGGGCGGGCAGCCGGGCGGGTTCGCTCCGCAGGGCGGCCAGCCGCAGGGCGCGCCTCTGCAGCCGGGTCAGTACGTCCCGCCGCAGCCGCCGCCCGCGCAGCAGCCTGCGCAGGTGCCGCTCGGGGCGCCGGTGACGATCGTGAACGTCGACTGCTTCCTCGAGGCGATCCCGAAGGTCGGCGCGGTGTCGGGCACGGTGCGCGACGCGGAGACGGGCGAGCCGATCGCGGGCGCGGTCGTGCGTCTCGTCGACAGCACGGGCAAGGAGCTGACGGCGACGGCGGACGGCAATGGCGCGATCTCGTTCCGCGACCTGCCGCCCGGCCACGTCACGCTGCGCAGCGAGGCGGCGGGCTTCATGAACCACCTGAACGAGGCCGACGTGCGCGCGATGGACGAGGTGAAGGTCGCGCTCGCGATGAACAAGCGCCCCGCCGCGCGGGCCGCGCAGGTGAAGGTGCAGGGCAACGAGATCAAGATCAGCCGCCAGGTCCACTTCGAGACCGACTCGGCCAAGATCCTCGGCGACTCGAACACGCTGCTCGAGGAGATCGCGGACGTCTTGCAGCAGAACCAGAAGATCAAGAAGGTCGAGATCCAGGGCCACACCGACTCGACGGGCGGCCGCGAGCGCAACCAGACCCTGAGCGACCAGCGCGCGAACTCGGTGCGCAACTGGCTGATCCAGGCGGGCGTCGACGGCAACCGTCTGGTCGCGAAGGGCTACGGCCAAGACAAGCCGCTGGTGCCGAACGTGACGCCGGCGAACCGCGCGAAGAACCGGCGCGTTCAGTTCATCATCCTCCAGAAGTGA
- a CDS encoding alpha/beta fold hydrolase: MGKHFVLIHGAWHGGWAWDGVIQRLQAQGHTAEAPTLPGSNAEDDRSRVTFDAYVEKISEVLWRQPRPCVLVGHSSAGFLLQSAAPMVPRKIERLVFLNAWILPSNTAQFDLVEPNSAKSLRDIAQASPDKSVPVIDEFVRNVLMAGEDRASQDGVISRLRPQPLVLFTTPVNVDAFNQLSTPRSVVYCKDDTSLPPGTFLRMAEALGKYDLVEIEGGHEALVTNPDRVADALVRAAP, from the coding sequence ATGGGTAAACACTTCGTTCTCATTCATGGCGCTTGGCATGGCGGGTGGGCCTGGGATGGCGTGATCCAACGCCTCCAGGCCCAGGGCCACACGGCCGAGGCGCCCACCTTGCCCGGCAGCAACGCCGAAGACGATCGCTCGCGCGTGACCTTCGACGCCTACGTCGAGAAGATCAGCGAGGTGCTCTGGCGACAGCCCCGGCCGTGCGTGCTCGTCGGCCACTCGAGCGCAGGCTTCCTCCTCCAGTCCGCCGCGCCCATGGTGCCGCGCAAGATCGAGCGGCTCGTGTTCCTCAACGCGTGGATCCTTCCGAGCAACACCGCGCAGTTCGACCTCGTGGAGCCGAACTCCGCAAAATCGCTGCGCGACATCGCACAGGCCTCGCCCGACAAGAGCGTCCCGGTCATCGACGAGTTCGTCAGAAACGTCCTCATGGCCGGCGAGGACAGGGCGTCGCAGGATGGCGTGATCAGCCGCCTGCGCCCGCAGCCGCTGGTGCTCTTCACGACGCCCGTGAACGTCGACGCGTTCAATCAGCTCTCCACGCCGCGCTCCGTCGTCTACTGCAAAGACGACACGTCCCTGCCTCCGGGAACGTTCCTTCGCATGGCCGAGGCCCTCGGCAAATACGACCTCGTCGAGATCGAGGGGGGGCACGAGGCGCTCGTCACCAACCCCGATCGCGTGGCAGACGCCCTCGTTCGCGCGGCGCCGTAG
- a CDS encoding GRAS family protein codes for MAVSYPPGPMSQRARRSYGAIMVFTWDDLERYIVKAGEKLRHTPGFLDFFRNIGETEKQRIGLLWGALRALVNDQGEEAAIETEGLIRHMPDEEDGHGAIVIRTFAEALRARIYKLEGSGGNLYLDARPPGAQMRAFELLRLRTPLIPFGYAAANRALLDAVPEPTDVTLLDVGIGRGGQTRALLKNPAARRLFKRLHVIGVEPDSSFALGGALELAQENVLRTAAEVGIEVTFAGIPKLGEHLEVEDIAEAEPRGLLLANACLSLHHVGVPGQGSKVGRDDVLGVIRQAGFSRLVMVEPDSNHYDDDLALRFLYAYRHYGTIARSLYSMLSRADASLVWSEFFAQEVRNVITHDGPRRVERHEEVGRWVERLTSRGWAMDTPPELVAPSAAPPGFTVESRDDACRLAFRGVSVLGVMRAKAVEGAAE; via the coding sequence ATGGCGGTGTCTTATCCCCCCGGCCCGATGAGCCAGCGCGCGCGACGCAGCTACGGCGCGATCATGGTGTTCACCTGGGACGATCTCGAGCGATACATCGTGAAGGCCGGCGAGAAGCTGCGGCACACGCCGGGCTTCCTCGACTTCTTCAGGAATATCGGCGAGACCGAGAAGCAGCGGATCGGATTACTCTGGGGAGCGTTGCGAGCGCTCGTCAACGATCAAGGCGAGGAGGCCGCGATCGAGACCGAGGGGCTCATCCGGCACATGCCCGACGAGGAGGACGGTCACGGCGCGATCGTGATCCGGACGTTCGCCGAGGCGCTGCGCGCGCGCATATACAAGCTCGAGGGCTCGGGCGGCAACCTCTACCTCGACGCGCGCCCGCCCGGCGCGCAGATGCGCGCGTTCGAGCTTCTGCGCCTGCGCACGCCGCTGATCCCCTTCGGCTACGCGGCGGCGAACCGCGCGCTGCTCGACGCGGTCCCCGAGCCGACGGACGTGACGCTCCTCGACGTGGGCATCGGCCGCGGGGGCCAGACCCGAGCGCTCCTGAAAAACCCCGCGGCGCGGCGTCTTTTCAAGCGGCTGCACGTGATCGGCGTGGAGCCCGACTCGTCGTTCGCGCTGGGCGGCGCGCTCGAGCTGGCGCAGGAGAACGTGCTGCGCACGGCGGCCGAGGTGGGGATCGAGGTGACCTTCGCGGGCATCCCGAAGCTCGGCGAGCACCTCGAGGTCGAGGACATCGCCGAGGCCGAGCCGCGCGGGCTGCTCCTCGCGAATGCATGCCTGAGCCTGCACCACGTGGGCGTGCCCGGGCAGGGCTCGAAGGTGGGGCGCGACGACGTGCTCGGCGTGATCCGGCAAGCGGGTTTTTCGCGGCTGGTGATGGTGGAGCCGGACTCGAACCATTACGACGACGATCTCGCGCTGCGATTCCTCTACGCGTACCGTCATTACGGAACGATCGCGCGGAGCCTGTATTCGATGCTCTCGCGCGCGGACGCCTCGCTCGTGTGGAGCGAGTTTTTCGCGCAGGAGGTCCGCAACGTGATCACGCACGACGGCCCGAGGCGCGTGGAGCGGCACGAGGAAGTGGGGCGGTGGGTCGAGCGGCTCACGTCGCGCGGGTGGGCGATGGATACGCCGCCGGAGCTGGTCGCGCCGTCCGCGGCGCCGCCCGGGTTCACGGTGGAGAGCCGCGACGACGCGTGCAGGCTGGCATTCCGCGGGGTGAGCGTGCTCGGCGTGATGCGGGCGAAGGCGGTGGAGGGAGCGGCGGAATAG
- a CDS encoding redoxin domain-containing protein, with translation MIAVSDKAPDFSLPDHLGRTVKLSQFAGRRHVMLLFYPLDWTPTUSNEVPAVEALLPRFRAAHTQVLGVSVDSVYSHANWGRDLGGVSFPLLADFQPKGAMGRSYGVYMDAEGIEDRATVIIDSSGIVRYASSVTPAGARDAAELAALCEQIDAQATGPKEDWVEPPGLPADVALYIKSRCGFSRATLLALDNLHLSQRIKCHNVTEDANARAELMRLAGRETAPCFIVDGTPMHESKDIIKRLVDATSPL, from the coding sequence ATGATTGCCGTATCCGACAAGGCCCCGGATTTCTCGCTGCCCGATCACCTCGGGCGTACGGTCAAGCTGAGCCAGTTCGCTGGCCGGCGTCACGTGATGCTGTTGTTCTATCCGCTCGACTGGACACCTACGTGAAGCAACGAGGTGCCGGCCGTCGAAGCGCTCCTGCCGCGCTTCCGTGCCGCCCACACCCAGGTCTTGGGTGTCAGTGTCGATAGCGTGTACAGCCATGCCAACTGGGGCCGTGACCTCGGCGGGGTGTCGTTCCCGCTGCTCGCGGACTTTCAACCGAAAGGAGCCATGGGCCGATCCTATGGCGTCTACATGGACGCCGAAGGCATCGAGGACCGGGCGACCGTCATCATCGATAGCTCCGGGATCGTTCGTTACGCCTCGTCGGTGACGCCGGCGGGGGCGCGGGACGCCGCCGAGCTGGCCGCGCTCTGCGAGCAGATCGACGCGCAGGCGACCGGGCCGAAGGAGGACTGGGTCGAGCCTCCGGGGCTGCCGGCCGACGTGGCGCTCTATATCAAGAGCCGCTGCGGGTTCTCGCGGGCCACCTTGCTGGCGCTCGACAACCTGCACCTGTCGCAGCGGATCAAGTGCCACAACGTGACCGAGGACGCGAACGCGCGGGCCGAGCTCATGCGCCTCGCGGGCAGGGAGACGGCGCCCTGCTTCATCGTGGATGGGACGCCCATGCACGAGTCGAAGGACATCATCAAACGGCTCGTGGACGCGACGTCGCCGCTCTGA